Proteins encoded together in one Marispirochaeta sp. window:
- a CDS encoding transketolase C-terminal domain-containing protein, with translation MKPMAAKIPTRRSFSDRLVEYGAQENDFVVLEADVGHSTYTFLFGEKYPDRYFNLGIAEMGMFSTAAGIASGGRTVVASSYGVFITMRALEAIRSFICYPNLNVKILSSHGGLTAAIDGATHQATEDIANMSTLPNMKVLVPADTAAAAAALEIAMTTRGPVFTRLMRDPLFDIYDKGEKFVIGGSKTIRNGKDVTIACYGDMVFQALEAAEILLEEGIDAEIIDMYSIKPYDQKAILESTARTGALIVVENHQKKNGLGYELAHLLLSNRKYILFASLGINDSFGESGDYYKLLNKFGLSSGHIAEAVRQLKV, from the coding sequence ATGAAACCAATGGCAGCTAAAATTCCGACACGGCGGTCATTCAGTGACCGGCTTGTAGAATATGGTGCTCAGGAAAATGATTTTGTTGTCCTGGAGGCTGATGTCGGTCATTCAACATATACATTCCTTTTTGGTGAAAAATACCCTGACAGGTATTTTAACCTTGGCATTGCAGAAATGGGGATGTTTTCCACCGCTGCTGGAATCGCCTCCGGCGGACGTACTGTGGTGGCCTCTTCATATGGCGTATTCATCACAATGCGGGCTTTGGAAGCAATCAGATCCTTCATCTGTTATCCAAATCTGAACGTTAAGATCCTCTCCTCACACGGCGGATTAACAGCCGCGATTGACGGTGCCACTCATCAGGCAACCGAAGATATTGCCAACATGAGTACCCTGCCAAACATGAAAGTCTTGGTCCCTGCAGATACTGCAGCGGCAGCTGCCGCGTTAGAGATTGCCATGACCACTCGTGGCCCGGTTTTTACTCGGCTTATGCGGGATCCATTATTTGATATCTATGATAAAGGTGAAAAATTTGTCATCGGCGGCAGTAAGACAATCAGAAACGGAAAAGACGTCACTATTGCCTGTTACGGAGACATGGTTTTTCAGGCACTGGAAGCAGCAGAAATCCTTCTCGAAGAAGGCATCGATGCCGAGATAATTGATATGTACAGCATCAAGCCTTACGATCAGAAAGCAATTCTTGAATCTACTGCCCGCACCGGAGCGCTTATTGTTGTTGAAAATCATCAAAAAAAGAACGGACTTGGGTATGAACTCGCTCACCTGTTGCTATCAAACCGAAAATACATTCTGTTCGCTTCACTTGGCATAAACGACTCGTTCGGAGAAAGCGGTGATTATTACAAACTGCTGAACAAATTCGGTCTTTCCTCTGGTCACATAGCTGAAGCAGTGCGCCAATTGAAAGTATAA
- a CDS encoding transketolase has product MDKDTITLLQSKACEIRTHVLKMVYTAQSGHIGGSFSEADIIAALYYHILKINPHEPKWDGRDRFVLSKGHACPALYAVLAMKGYFGLEELDTLRQYGSLLQGHPVIKTPGIDMTSGSLGVGFASAVGIALDEKIAKRNDYQVYTLLGDGELNEGIVWEAAQTANKYRLNNLVAIVDRNKIQNDGRSDDIMPVEPIDKKFEAFGWKTWKIDGHNMEEIVSALETARDYQEGPVCIIAYTIKGKGVSFMEDDYYWHGKAPNQEQFERAMQELEGGAA; this is encoded by the coding sequence ATGGACAAAGACACAATTACATTGCTGCAATCAAAGGCCTGCGAAATACGTACCCATGTACTCAAGATGGTGTATACAGCCCAGTCAGGTCATATCGGTGGGTCTTTCTCGGAAGCTGATATTATTGCGGCACTATACTACCACATACTGAAGATAAATCCACATGAACCAAAATGGGATGGGAGAGACAGATTTGTTCTATCAAAGGGCCATGCCTGCCCTGCCCTCTATGCCGTTTTGGCAATGAAGGGCTACTTTGGTTTGGAAGAACTTGATACTTTACGGCAATATGGAAGTTTACTTCAGGGACATCCGGTTATTAAGACACCAGGTATCGATATGACATCTGGGTCGCTAGGAGTGGGGTTCGCATCTGCTGTCGGAATCGCCTTAGATGAAAAGATTGCAAAAAGAAATGATTACCAGGTATACACACTACTTGGAGACGGTGAACTGAACGAAGGAATAGTCTGGGAGGCTGCACAAACCGCAAACAAGTATCGCCTCAATAACCTTGTAGCAATTGTTGACCGCAATAAGATTCAGAATGACGGCCGCTCAGACGACATAATGCCGGTTGAACCTATCGATAAGAAATTTGAGGCTTTCGGGTGGAAGACCTGGAAAATTGACGGTCACAATATGGAGGAAATTGTTTCCGCTCTTGAAACTGCCAGAGATTACCAAGAGGGACCAGTCTGCATCATTGCCTACACTATAAAGGGTAAAGGAGTAAGCTTCATGGAAGACGACTATTACTGGCATGGAAAAGCTCCGAACCAGGAACAATTCGAACGGGCCATGCAAGAACTGGAAGGAGGGGCCGCATGA
- a CDS encoding SDR family NAD(P)-dependent oxidoreductase, with protein sequence MFDLSGKTALVTGAGSARGIGRSVALALASLGAKVYVGDINLQGAEKVAQEIINKGGKAKAGKLDITSADDRELILKDIYSSWEKLDILANIAGITQPVTVLDTTEEDFDRIISVNLKGTFFLSKDALPTMIKNGYGRIVNMSSVSAKRGGGVFGGAHYSAAKAGILAFSKALSREVAHYGITVNSVAPGLAATDIRGGLESLEEQAKMAADIPCKRLATTEEIAAAVCYLASEEAGYITGEEIDINGGSHMD encoded by the coding sequence ATGTTCGATTTATCTGGAAAAACTGCGCTCGTCACGGGCGCTGGATCAGCCCGTGGTATTGGAAGATCAGTCGCACTGGCACTTGCGAGCCTTGGGGCCAAAGTTTATGTCGGTGATATCAATCTGCAGGGAGCCGAAAAGGTTGCCCAGGAGATCATAAACAAAGGTGGGAAAGCAAAAGCTGGGAAGCTTGACATCACTTCCGCCGATGACAGAGAGCTGATCCTGAAAGATATCTATTCTTCCTGGGAAAAACTGGACATTCTTGCCAACATCGCAGGTATTACGCAGCCGGTTACCGTACTTGATACAACAGAAGAAGACTTTGACCGAATTATCTCTGTAAATCTCAAGGGTACTTTTTTTCTTTCAAAAGACGCGCTCCCAACGATGATTAAAAACGGCTACGGCCGCATAGTCAATATGAGCTCCGTTTCAGCAAAAAGAGGAGGAGGAGTCTTTGGTGGAGCCCATTATTCGGCCGCAAAGGCTGGAATCCTCGCTTTTTCGAAGGCTTTATCCAGAGAAGTTGCCCATTACGGCATAACAGTAAACTCAGTTGCTCCAGGATTAGCTGCCACAGATATTCGTGGGGGCTTAGAGAGTCTCGAGGAACAGGCAAAAATGGCAGCTGATATTCCATGCAAGCGGTTGGCAACGACGGAAGAAATCGCCGCTGCTGTCTGTTACCTGGCATCTGAAGAAGCGGGATACATAACCGGTGAAGAAATTGATATTAACGGTGGATCACACATGGACTAA
- a CDS encoding FCD domain-containing protein, with translation MNQIDRAHISDAVLKELLDQLISGALKVGDRLPSDAEIAEQIGAGRNSVREAMKVLQVLGFVERRQGDGSYISAGGSNAFEILLFALIARIQEPHELVELRKVFEVGVVELLISRISDDRIKELEILSDRIEKLQDKDPFSIDEAVQCDIDFHTAIVESTGNQALMALANVIMRLVKSSMRNHLSDREGFSDAIRGHKDTLKALKDRDRKSAIEEINRSFDIWQKFIRI, from the coding sequence TTGAATCAGATAGATCGTGCTCATATCAGTGATGCGGTGCTAAAAGAACTCCTTGATCAATTGATAAGCGGTGCTCTCAAGGTTGGTGACCGGTTGCCTTCAGATGCAGAAATCGCAGAACAGATAGGCGCCGGGCGCAATTCCGTCCGCGAGGCCATGAAGGTTCTGCAGGTTCTCGGATTCGTAGAACGTCGTCAGGGTGACGGCAGTTATATTTCTGCGGGTGGTTCAAATGCTTTTGAAATATTATTATTCGCTCTGATTGCCCGCATTCAGGAACCGCACGAACTTGTAGAATTGCGTAAGGTTTTTGAGGTTGGAGTAGTGGAGCTGTTGATTTCAAGAATAAGTGATGATCGGATCAAGGAGCTCGAAATTCTGTCTGATAGGATAGAGAAACTACAGGATAAGGATCCATTTTCCATTGACGAAGCGGTTCAATGTGATATTGATTTTCATACGGCAATTGTGGAATCAACTGGGAATCAGGCACTTATGGCCCTTGCAAATGTAATCATGCGGCTTGTAAAGAGTTCGATGCGGAACCATCTTTCTGACAGGGAAGGCTTTTCCGATGCCATCCGTGGACACAAGGATACCCTCAAGGCCTTAAAAGACCGTGATAGAAAAAGTGCTATTGAGGAAATTAATCGGTCCTTTGATATCTGGCAGAAATTTATTCGTATTTAA